From the Quercus lobata isolate SW786 chromosome 6, ValleyOak3.0 Primary Assembly, whole genome shotgun sequence genome, one window contains:
- the LOC115995192 gene encoding mavicyanin-like, with translation MALVERVFVLFMVMAFVHVSNAAVYKVGDSAGWTTIGNVNYKQWAAIKTFEVGDIIRFEYNAQFHNVMRVTHAMYKTCNTSAPMATYTTGNDSITITTRGHHFFFCGVPGHCQSGQKVDINVLRNISSTALTPSALVTPKSPSAPSVLAPSPSNAAPPLNTLKGGFGMLGFAMAFLALFASGSA, from the exons ATGGCTTTGGTGGAGAGAGTCTTTGTTCTGTTCATGGTGATGGCCTTTGTCCATGTGTCCAATGCAGCTGTGTACAAGGTTGGGGACTCTGCAGGTTGGACCACCATTGGTAACGTAAACTACAAGCAGTGGGCTGCTATTAAGACCTTTGAAGTGGGTGACATTATCc GTTTTGAGTACAATGCACAATTTCACAATGTGATGCGAGTAACACATGCAATGTACAAGACATGTAATACATCAGCACCTATGGCCACTTATACCACTGGAAATGACTCCATTACTATCACCACTCGTGGTCACCACTTCTTTTTCTGTGGTGTACCTGGCCACTGTCAATCTGGACAGAAGGTTGACATTAATGTGCTTCGCAATATTTCAAGTACTGCTTTAACTCCATCTGCATTGGTCACTCCTAAGTCTCCTTCAGCTCCTTCTGTACTTGCTCCTTCTCCTAGTAACGCTGCTCCTCCATTGAATACTCTCAAGGGTGGTTTTGGTATGCTTGGGTTTGCTATGGCATTTCTTGCACTTTTTGCTTCTGGCTCTGCCTAA
- the LOC115995010 gene encoding sugar transport protein 13 yields the protein MAGGFGPTGGGATEFEAKITPIVIISCIMAATGGLMFGYDVGVSGGVTSMPDFLKKFFPVVYENTLKEEDSNYCKYDNQNLQLFTSSLYLAGLTATFFASYTTRKLGRRITMLIAGVFFLIGTAFNAAAQDLAMLIVGRILLGCGVGFANQAVPVFLSEIAPTRIRGGLNILFQLNVTIGILFANLVNYGTNKIKGGWGWRLSLGLAGIPALLLTVGALFVVDTPNSLIERGHLDEGKAVLKRIRGTDNVEPEYLELVEASRVAKAVKHPFRNLLQRKNRPQLIIAVALQIFQQFTGINAIMFYAPVLFNTLGFGGDASLYSSVITGAVNVLSTIVSIYSVDKVGRRMLLLEAGVQMFFSQVVIAIILGIKVKDHSDNLGKGFAVLVVVLVCTFVSSFAWSWGPLGWLIPSETFPLETRSAGQSVTVCVNLVFTFVIAQAFLSMLCHFKFGIFLFFSGWVFIMSVFVLFLLPETKNIPIEEMTERVWKRHWLWKRFMDDDDYDNVAAVTNGEKKNGVHNGFDPSSQL from the exons ATGGCCGGAGGATTCGGTCCAACAGGTGGTGGCGCCACGGAGTTTGAGGCCAAGATCACACCTATTGTCATCATTTCCTGCATAATGGCCGCCACCGGTGGCCTCATGTTTGGTTACGATGTTGGTGTTTCTG GTGGTGTTACTTCTATGCCTGACTTCTTGAAAAAGTTTTTCCCAGTGGTTTATGAGAATACTCTGAAAGAAGAGGACAGTAATTACTGCAAATATGATAAtcaaaatttgcaattgttCACATCATCGTTGTACCTTGCTGGTTTAACGGCGACGTTTTTCGCGTCCTACACGACGCGAAAGCTGGGCCGTAGGATAACCATGTTGATTGCTGGGGTTTTCTTCTTAATTGGGACTGCTTTTAATGCTGCGGCCCAAGATCTAGCCATGCTCATTGTTGGTAGAATCTTGCTTGGTTGTGGAGTTGGTTTTGCTAATCAG GCAGTTCCAGTGTTTCTTTCTGAGATTGCACCAACAAGGATACGAGGAGGATTGAACATTTTATTTCAACTCAATGTCACAATCGGCATTCTCTTTGCCAACCTTGTCAATTACGGCACAAACAA AATCAAAGGGGGTTGGGGTTGGAGACTGTCACTGGGTCTGGCTGGCATTCCTGCATTACTCCTAACCGTGGGGGCTCTCTTCGTGGTAGATACTCCTAACAGTCTCATAGAACGTGGTCACTTGGATGAAGGAAAAGCTGTGCTTAAAAGAATCCGAGGCACTGACAACGTCGAACCTGAATACTTGGAGCTTGTTGAGGCAAGCCGTGTGGCTAAAGCAGTCAAGCACCCCTTCAGGAATCTCCTCCAGCGTAAAAATCGTCCCCAGCTTATCATTGCAGTAGCTTTGCAG ATCTTCCAGCAATTCACTGGCATCAACGCAATCATGTTTTATGCTCCAGTGCTATTCAACACTCTTGGATTTGGTGGTGATGCATCCCTATACTCATCTGTGATAACAGGAGCTGTTAATGTCCTCTCCACCATTGTGTCTATCTACTCAGTGGACAAAGTGGGGCGTCGAATGCTCTTATTGGAAGCTGGCGTCCAAATGTTCTTTTCTCAAGTGGTGATAGCAATCATTCTAGGAATTAAGGTTAAGGACCATTCTGATAACCTTGGCAAAGGTTTTGCAGTCCTTGTTGTTGTTCTGGTGTGCACATTTGTATCATCTTTTGCATGGTCTTGGGGACCTCTAGGGTGGCTCATCCCTAGTGAGACATTCCCACTAGAGACTCGTTCAGCAGGACAGAGTGTGACTGTGTGTGTCAACTTGGTCTTCACTTTTGTTATAGCACAAGCTTTCCTCTCAATGCTCTGCCATTTCAAGTTTGGCATCTTTTTGTTCTTCTCTGGCTGGGTTTTCATCATGTCAGTCTTTGTTCTATTTCTGCTCCCGGAGACAAAGAATATCCCAATTGAAGAGATGACTGAGAGAGTGTGGAAAAGGCACTGGTTATGGAAGAGATTTATGGATGATGACGATTATGACAATGTTGCAGCAGTTACCAAtggtgaaaagaaaaatggggtCCATAATGGATTTGATCCTTCTTCACAGCTATAA
- the LOC115994190 gene encoding sugar transport protein 13-like has translation MAGGFAPAASTTTFEARITPLVIISCILASTGGLMFGFDVGISGGVTSMPSFLEKFFPVVYRKTQQTGLESNYCKYDNQGLQLFTSSLYIAALIATFFASVTTRRLGRRLTMLIAGVFFLLGTVLNAAAVNLAMLIIGRLLLGCGVGFANQAVPVFLSEIAPTRIRGALNILFQLNVTIGILFANIINYGTAKITGGWGWRLSFGLGGIPASMLTIGSLIVTDTPNSLIERGHLDEGKSVLRRIRGIENVEPEYMELVEASRVAKAVKAPVKDILLRKYRPPLVIAILLQIFQQFTGINAIMFYAPVLFRSLGFGGDASLYSAVITGAVNVLSTLVSIYSVDKIGRRLLLLEACVQMFLSQVVIAIVLGFKLKDNTSDLSKGFAILVVVMVCTFVSSFAWSWGPLGWLIPSETFPLETRSIGQSVTVSVNMLFTFVIAQAFLSMLCHLKYGIFLFFSAWVFIMGLFAFFMLPETKNVPIEEMTDKVWRQHWYWKRFFD, from the exons ATGGCAGGAGGGTTTGCACCGGCGGCTAGCACCACCACGTTTGAGGCAAGGATTACGCCTCTTGTTATCATCTCATGTATTCTAGCTTCCACCGGAGGCCTAATGTTTGGTTTTGATGTTGGTATTTCAG GGGGTGTTACTTCGATGCCATCTTTCTTGGAAAAGTTCTTCCCTGTGGTATACAGAAAGACCCAGCAAACCGGACTCGAAAGCAACTACTGCAAATACGATAATCAAGGCCTTCAATTGTTCACTTCATCTCTTTACATCGCTGCTTTAATAGCGACTTTCTTCGCGTCCGTCACGACCAGAAGGCTAGGCCGAAGGCTAACCATGTTGATTGCTGGGGTTTTCTTCTTACTCGGAACTGTCCTAAACGCAGCAGCAGTAAACCTTGCCATGCTCATTATTGGAAGGCTCCTTCTTGGTTGTGGTGTTGGTTTTGCTAATCag GCTGTGCCAGTCTTCCTTTCGGAGATTGCACCAACTAGAATTCGAGGAGCTCTTAACATATTGTTCCAGCTGAATGTCACCATTGGCATTCTTTTTGCAAATATCATCAACTATGGCACTGCCAA GATCACAGGGGGATGGGGTTGGAGGCTATCTTTTGGTCTGGGTGGCATTCCAGCATCTATGCTGACCATAGGATCTCTCATTGTGACTGACACTCCTAATAGTCTGATTGAGCGTGGTCACTTGGATGAAGGAAAATCTGTGCTTAGGAGGATCCGTGGCATCGAAAATGTCGAACCAGAGTACATGGAGCTTGTTGAGGCAAGTCGTGTGGCCAAAGCAGTGAAGGCACCAGTCAAAGATATTTTGTTGAGGAAGTATCGTCCTCCACTTGTCATAGCAATTTTGTTGCAG ATCTTCCAGCAATTCACTGGCATCAACGCAATCATGTTTTATGCTCCAGTGCTATTCAGATCTCTTGGATTTGGTGGTGATGCATCCCTATACTCAGCTGTGATAACAGGAGCTGTTAATGTCCTCTCTACCTTGGTATCCATCTACTCGGTGGACAAAATTGGTCGTCGACTGCTCTTACTTGAAGCTTGTGTCCAAATGTTCCTTTCTCAAGTGGTGATAGCAATCGTCTTAGGATTCAAGCTGAAGGATAACACTAGCGACCTCTCAAAAGGGTTTGCAATCCTAGTGGTAGTTATGGTTTGCACTTTTGTTTCATCTTTTGCATGGTCTTGGGGACCTCTAGGATGGTTGATTCCTAGTGAGACATTCCCACTAGAGACTCGTTCTATTGGGCAGAGTGTGACTGTGTCTGTCAACATGCTCTTCACTTTTGTTATAGCACAGGCTTTCCTCTCAATGCTGTGCCATCTCAAGTATGGCATCTTCCTGTTCTTCTCCGCTTGGGTGTTTATCATGGGACTCTTCGCGTTTTTCATGCTTCCTGAGACCAAAAATGTCCCGATTGAAGAAATGACAGATAAAGTTTGGAGGCAGCATTGGTATTGGAAGAGATTTTTTGATTGA